GTGGTCAGCGCACCGGGGGATTTGCTGGGGGAACTGCACTCCCACCTGCTTGGGGACAGTGAAGATCCGGTGCGGCAGATGAAGGTGGCGATGTTCCTCTCCGGACTGGTTGCGCCCGCGGTGGACCAGAATGTCAGTCGCATGGCGGATGGGGAGATGCGCGACGCGATTGTTGCGGTGGGGATGGAGTTGGCCGGGTAGCCTATTCAAGGCATTTTGAACACGAGGAGACCTGGCATGCAGATATGGCTTCCGCCCTCTGAAAGTAAGGCGGCGGCGACGGCCGGTCCGCGGCTCGAGTTGGACTCGCTGGTGTTTCCCGAGTTGGCGGGCGCTCGGTCCGCCGTGATCGCGGCGCTTGAAGAGTTAGGCGCGGGGGAGGACGCTGCGCGGGTCCTTAAGCTGGGCGCCAAATCTGCCGCGGAGGCTGATGCGAATCTTCGGTTGTTCGAGGACGGCTGCGCGCCCGCCCTCGACCTCTATACCGGAGTGCTTTTTGAGGCGCTGGATGCGGGTTCGCTGACGGATGCACAGGCGCGGAAGCTCAACGGTGTCACGCTGGTCTCCTCAGGGCTGTTTGGGTTTGTTCGTCCCGGGGACCTTATTCCGGGTCACCGCTTGGCAATGGGGGTGAACCTACCGCCGTTGGGGCCGCTTGCGACGTGGTGGCGTCCTCGGCTTGAGTCTGCGGTGGGGGACTTGGCTGGTGAAGTGGTGTTTGATGTCCGCTCAGGTCCCTACCGGTTGGCGTGTCCTGCGAAGTCCGCCAGCGTCGTGGAGTTGGGGGTTGTGAGGGAGAGTGGCGGAGAGCGCAAAGTTGTCAGCCACATGGCGAAGAAGTGGCGGGGTCTGGCGGTGCGGCACCTGGTGTGTGATGAGGCGGTGACGGAGGATGCGGACTTGGCCGAGGTGCTGACCTCCCTGGAGGTTTTGGGCGAGAACTTGGAGGGGCGGCTCGAGGTTGCTGCTCCGGTGGCCAGCCGAGGGGGCGGGGCCGTCACGCGGGCAACGTTGGTCTTTCCCTCAGCGTGAACCCCAGATGTCGGAGGTGGCAAGTAGGCTGTGAGGTATGACAGACGACACTTTTGACGAACTCGACCTCGTACGCAACTTGCGTCGCGACCTCGACGCAGACACGCCAATGCACCTGCTCTACTCGGCTGCCATGATCTCGGAAATGGCGGAGTCCGGGGAAGAGCCGAACGTCAGGGTTAGAGATCTGGCGAACTCGATGATTGAGGTTGCGGAACCTGAGACGGACGCGCTGCTCCTGGTGTGGGCCGAAATGCTGGGTGATGAGCTGCTGAAGAGGCGCATCCATCGGGTCGTGAAGCCCAGGGCGGAAGTGCTGCCCGCGTGGCTTGCTGAAATCGCGCGGCTGCGACCCGTGAAGGCAGTGTCGCTACGCAGTCCGGTGAACACTGAAGAGACAATCGTGATTGAGGTACGTGGGCCGCGGGGACATTTCTCGATCATGGCGGGCCTGGATCTGATGGGCATTCCATTTCTTGAAGATGCGTACCCTTTGGAGGATGACATTGAGCAGATAAGGGCTCGGGTCCACGCCATGGCGATCCCGGCTGGGTTGCGTCCGAAGATCGTTGAGTTGAGTTTGGCGGATGCCCGCGCACGTCTAGACTCTGCCGTTGAACACGCCGGACGCATGTTTCCCCCCGTTGAGACCGATACGTGGCCGGCCATGCAGCCGCTCTTGGAATGGCAGTTGAGGATCATGCCGACTGGTGGCAGGGGTTTTGAACTGGATGAGTGGGACGATGAGCGAAGGGATGCGCTGGAGCAGACGTTCCTAGATTCCCCTCACGCTGCTGGCCTTGATGCTGAGAGTGCGAGCATGCATGTCTCCTTACTCATTGACCTCGCATGCAACTACGGCACGGGTGACCCCAGGCAGTGGAGCAATGTGTTGGTTCAGAGGATGCTCTTGGACCTCATCCCCCGCAAGGTCGCTTATCCATTCGAAGACATGGTGGGGATCCCGGCGACCATGTCAAGATTCATCGACTTTGCCCACGGGGAGCTTGGTGTGCCGCCAGACTTCACCGAACACACCCAGCG
This genomic stretch from Schaalia sp. JY-X169 harbors:
- a CDS encoding YaaA family protein codes for the protein MQIWLPPSESKAAATAGPRLELDSLVFPELAGARSAVIAALEELGAGEDAARVLKLGAKSAAEADANLRLFEDGCAPALDLYTGVLFEALDAGSLTDAQARKLNGVTLVSSGLFGFVRPGDLIPGHRLAMGVNLPPLGPLATWWRPRLESAVGDLAGEVVFDVRSGPYRLACPAKSASVVELGVVRESGGERKVVSHMAKKWRGLAVRHLVCDEAVTEDADLAEVLTSLEVLGENLEGRLEVAAPVASRGGGAVTRATLVFPSA